From Salvia splendens isolate huo1 chromosome 16, SspV2, whole genome shotgun sequence, a single genomic window includes:
- the LOC121769708 gene encoding protein MAK16 homolog isoform X1: MQHDEVIWQVIRHKHCSFMAKIETGIFCRNPYNVTGICNRSSCPLANSRYATIRDHDGVLYLYMKTIERAHMPNKLWERVKMPRNYAKALEIIDKHMMYWPKLLVHKTKQRLTKMTQMRIRMRKLALKTREKIMTVPTKQKKREARREEKAEKAALLEKSIEKELLERLKKGVYSDIYNYPVDKYNEILDKEEVGKATVSEDEEEEEPVIEYVEGYEELEEEDDMEDFGGLAIREDYDNDNLNDDDADNDDDDDNEEKSASVAYKRERKSSARKLAKEEQAAKSKKKIKVQVEVEHEDAVERQRAVY, from the exons ATGCAGCACGATGAAGTCATCTGGCAAGTTATCAGGCACAAACACTGCAGTTTCATGGCGAA AATTGAAACTGGGATTTTCTGCCGGAATCCTTACAACGTGACAGGGATATGCAATCGGAGCTCATGCCCTCTTGCCAACAGTCGATACGCTACTATTCGGGATCATGACG GAGTGTTGTATTTGTATATGAAGACAATAGAGAGGGCACATATGCCGAATAAATTGTGGGAAAGAGTTAAAATGCCGAGAAATTATGCAAAAGCCCTTGAGATTATTGACAAGCACATG ATGTATTGGCCGAAGTTGTTGGTACACAAAACAAAGCAGAGATTAACTAAGATGACACAGATGCGGATACGCATGAGAAAACTAGCTTTGAAAACAAG AGAGAAAATTATGACAGTGccaacaaaacaaaagaaaagggaAGCTCGACGTGAGGAGAAGGCTGAGAAGGCAGCACTTTTGGAAAAA AGTATTGAAAAGGAGTTGCTTGAGCGCCTAAAGAAAGGAGTCTATAGTGATATCTATAACTACCCTGTTGATAAATACAATGAAATCCTTGATAAGGAAGAAGTTGGAAAAGCTACTGTTAGTGAAGATGAAGAGGAGGAG GAACCAGTTATAGAATATGTTGAGGGATATGAGGAACTAGAAGAGGAGGATGATATGGAAGATTTTGGTGGTCTTGCTATCAGAGAAGATTATGATAATG ATAATTTGAATGATGACGATGCCGATAATGACGACGATGATGACAATGAAGAAAAAAGTGCATCTGTTGCTTataagagagagaggaagagttCTGCAAGAAAGCTGGCGAAAGAAGAACAAGCGGCCAAATCTAAGAAGAAAATCAAAGTCCAAGTTGAG GTTGAGCACGAAGACGCAGTTGAAAGGCAAAGAGCTGTGTATTGA
- the LOC121769708 gene encoding protein MAK16 homolog isoform X2, producing the protein MKSSGKLSGTNTAVSWRRICNRSSCPLANSRYATIRDHDGVLYLYMKTIERAHMPNKLWERVKMPRNYAKALEIIDKHMMYWPKLLVHKTKQRLTKMTQMRIRMRKLALKTREKIMTVPTKQKKREARREEKAEKAALLEKSIEKELLERLKKGVYSDIYNYPVDKYNEILDKEEVGKATVSEDEEEEEPVIEYVEGYEELEEEDDMEDFGGLAIREDYDNDNLNDDDADNDDDDDNEEKSASVAYKRERKSSARKLAKEEQAAKSKKKIKVQVEVEHEDAVERQRAVY; encoded by the exons ATGAAGTCATCTGGCAAGTTATCAGGCACAAACACTGCAGTTTCATGGCGAA GGATATGCAATCGGAGCTCATGCCCTCTTGCCAACAGTCGATACGCTACTATTCGGGATCATGACG GAGTGTTGTATTTGTATATGAAGACAATAGAGAGGGCACATATGCCGAATAAATTGTGGGAAAGAGTTAAAATGCCGAGAAATTATGCAAAAGCCCTTGAGATTATTGACAAGCACATG ATGTATTGGCCGAAGTTGTTGGTACACAAAACAAAGCAGAGATTAACTAAGATGACACAGATGCGGATACGCATGAGAAAACTAGCTTTGAAAACAAG AGAGAAAATTATGACAGTGccaacaaaacaaaagaaaagggaAGCTCGACGTGAGGAGAAGGCTGAGAAGGCAGCACTTTTGGAAAAA AGTATTGAAAAGGAGTTGCTTGAGCGCCTAAAGAAAGGAGTCTATAGTGATATCTATAACTACCCTGTTGATAAATACAATGAAATCCTTGATAAGGAAGAAGTTGGAAAAGCTACTGTTAGTGAAGATGAAGAGGAGGAG GAACCAGTTATAGAATATGTTGAGGGATATGAGGAACTAGAAGAGGAGGATGATATGGAAGATTTTGGTGGTCTTGCTATCAGAGAAGATTATGATAATG ATAATTTGAATGATGACGATGCCGATAATGACGACGATGATGACAATGAAGAAAAAAGTGCATCTGTTGCTTataagagagagaggaagagttCTGCAAGAAAGCTGGCGAAAGAAGAACAAGCGGCCAAATCTAAGAAGAAAATCAAAGTCCAAGTTGAG GTTGAGCACGAAGACGCAGTTGAAAGGCAAAGAGCTGTGTATTGA